From Nitrosopumilus zosterae, the proteins below share one genomic window:
- a CDS encoding cellulose synthase family protein: protein MAINPFTQFVFDLFILSAIIITAYTCNFYYLAFLSRKRKEILSTTDWGTPSITIQLPIYNEKYVAKRLVDAVCNLDYPKDKMRIMVLDDSDDDTVELLSDAVDDYKNQGFLIEHIRRGTRSGYKAGALKHAMKSTDTELVAIFDADFIPPTWFLKRAIPHFTNSKIGLVQCRWGHVNENYSAITQAQALSLDFHFLIEQKAKSNSHLFMNFNGTAGIWRRDCIEDAGGWHTATLVEDLDLSYRAQMKGWKCLFLPDIVVNAELPIQMNAAKRQQFRWAKGSIQCAIKLLTDIALKRKVAVEAKIQAFIQLTRHVVYPLMLIQFLALPILLAGQVNLYVISFLPAITIATYLAMGPGAYIMIMQSMYQKSWKSKAKILPALLIYNAGMSVNNTVAVFDAVIGKKNEFLRTPKYGVLKTKDDWKDNAYNLPFSQVTLLEIFFGVYGIMGIFIAVFSNNPIFVPIIGLQATGFFYIAYMSLSHTRFKRNKSSKLRPKTKKEKMANTVYKLSMIGIVGIIVFGGFMAIYGYNTDIYPLDRIRGHLDGIVGSSDPVIIKNHLVAIQEDLELVMANVPETTDANGEVISKNPVWIFATESTNLLRIQNDVDTMVESIEKISTVPKDSSAYHTGMIDLNGRALSLKTNIMDATPYMYVSVANIMFSTIWIAAILGIFAALKKKKQQFKEIDETGV, encoded by the coding sequence ATGGCAATCAACCCTTTCACCCAATTTGTTTTTGATCTGTTCATTTTATCGGCCATAATTATTACTGCATACACTTGCAATTTTTACTACCTTGCATTTCTTTCAAGAAAAAGAAAAGAGATTTTATCAACTACTGATTGGGGAACTCCCTCGATTACAATCCAACTTCCAATATACAATGAAAAGTATGTTGCAAAAAGATTGGTAGATGCAGTATGTAACTTGGATTATCCAAAAGATAAGATGAGGATTATGGTGTTGGATGATTCTGATGATGATACAGTTGAGTTGCTATCCGATGCCGTTGATGATTACAAAAATCAAGGCTTTCTAATAGAGCATATCAGACGAGGAACGAGAAGTGGATACAAGGCAGGTGCATTAAAACATGCAATGAAATCCACTGATACCGAACTTGTTGCAATTTTTGATGCGGACTTTATTCCGCCAACATGGTTTCTCAAACGAGCAATCCCGCATTTTACAAACTCCAAAATTGGTCTGGTTCAATGTCGCTGGGGCCATGTTAATGAAAACTATTCTGCAATCACTCAAGCACAAGCATTGAGTCTTGACTTTCATTTTCTAATTGAACAAAAAGCAAAAAGCAATTCTCATCTGTTTATGAATTTTAATGGCACTGCAGGAATTTGGAGGCGTGATTGTATTGAGGATGCAGGTGGTTGGCATACTGCAACACTGGTTGAAGATCTTGATCTAAGCTATAGAGCGCAAATGAAAGGATGGAAATGTTTGTTCTTGCCTGACATTGTAGTTAATGCCGAACTTCCAATACAGATGAATGCCGCAAAGAGACAACAATTCCGTTGGGCAAAAGGCTCTATTCAATGTGCAATAAAACTACTTACTGACATTGCACTAAAACGCAAAGTTGCAGTTGAAGCAAAAATTCAAGCATTCATCCAGCTTACACGTCATGTTGTTTATCCATTAATGCTGATACAGTTTTTGGCATTACCGATTTTACTTGCAGGTCAGGTCAATCTCTATGTGATCAGCTTTCTTCCTGCGATAACCATTGCAACATACCTTGCAATGGGACCAGGTGCATACATCATGATCATGCAAAGTATGTATCAAAAATCTTGGAAGTCTAAAGCCAAGATACTTCCCGCATTACTAATTTACAATGCTGGGATGTCTGTGAATAACACAGTTGCAGTATTTGATGCAGTTATTGGAAAGAAGAATGAATTCCTTAGAACTCCAAAATATGGTGTTCTAAAAACAAAAGATGATTGGAAAGATAATGCATACAATTTACCATTCTCCCAAGTTACACTGCTTGAGATCTTTTTTGGTGTATATGGCATAATGGGAATCTTCATTGCAGTATTTTCGAATAATCCCATCTTTGTTCCTATTATTGGGCTGCAGGCTACAGGATTTTTCTATATTGCTTACATGAGCTTGTCTCATACACGATTTAAAAGAAATAAATCAAGTAAATTACGACCAAAAACTAAGAAAGAAAAAATGGCAAATACTGTTTACAAACTTTCCATGATTGGAATTGTTGGAATTATTGTTTTTGGAGGATTCATGGCAATTTATGGTTATAATACTGATATTTACCCTCTGGATAGAATTCGAGGCCATCTTGATGGAATTGTGGGCTCCTCTGATCCTGTAATAATTAAAAATCACTTGGTAGCAATTCAAGAAGATTTGGAACTTGTAATGGCTAATGTTCCTGAAACAACTGATGCTAATGGTGAAGTCATTTCTAAAAACCCCGTTTGGATATTTGCAACAGAATCTACAAACTTGCTTAGAATACAAAACGATGTAGACACAATGGTTGAAAGTATTGAAAAAATCTCGACTGTTCCAAAAGACAGTTCTGCATATCATACAGGAATGATTGACCTCAATGGTAGAGCACTATCTCTGAAAACTAACATTATGGACGCAACTCCGTACATGTATGTCAGTGTTGCAAACATCATGTTTAGTACAATTTGGATTGCAGCAATATTGGGAATCTTTGCTGCACTAAAGAAAAAGAAACAGCAATTCAAAGAAATCGATGAAACAGGTGTCTAA
- a CDS encoding 4Fe-4S dicluster domain-containing protein — protein MSLLLKDRVYSMEAPTAKRGVYPLHGYKLGLYRLPIKLEEPAELKSVHDGLKKAFEMDMYADRIYATYRWKEQNMDDVDAKGYEEVELSVTVEIVTGEVVDIIYQIFPIEKFGDPNWVKDYRKKADHFAKMVIDTILRNTILADKMISYLAKTEKISEVAAIQKLEELTPLAKIVLGAKPKPVEAKEDDAEEDDENIEIPDGAKPGPIDVDYKSKMKPSAVYEAPEHTIKTWGRKGTSNGIMGVWGEFVSVDYDICIADGGCIEACPVGVYEWFDTPGNPASDKKPLMSKEPDCIFCLACEGVCPPQAIKIFEQK, from the coding sequence ATGTCTTTACTTTTAAAAGATCGAGTTTATTCCATGGAGGCTCCCACTGCAAAGCGTGGCGTTTATCCTTTACATGGTTACAAACTTGGACTATACCGATTACCAATTAAACTAGAGGAACCTGCAGAACTCAAATCCGTTCATGATGGCCTCAAAAAGGCTTTTGAGATGGACATGTATGCAGATAGAATCTATGCAACCTATCGCTGGAAGGAACAAAATATGGATGATGTTGATGCCAAAGGGTACGAAGAGGTTGAGCTATCTGTTACAGTAGAAATTGTTACAGGCGAAGTTGTTGATATTATTTATCAAATATTCCCAATTGAAAAATTCGGTGATCCAAATTGGGTCAAAGATTACAGAAAGAAGGCAGATCATTTTGCAAAAATGGTCATTGATACTATTTTACGTAACACCATTTTGGCAGACAAGATGATATCATACTTGGCAAAAACTGAAAAGATCTCTGAAGTTGCAGCAATTCAAAAACTAGAAGAATTAACTCCATTGGCAAAAATTGTTCTTGGTGCAAAACCAAAACCTGTTGAAGCCAAAGAAGATGATGCTGAAGAAGATGATGAAAATATCGAAATCCCCGATGGCGCAAAACCTGGTCCAATTGATGTGGACTACAAATCAAAAATGAAACCATCTGCAGTATATGAGGCACCAGAGCACACAATCAAGACTTGGGGGAGAAAGGGAACCTCAAATGGAATCATGGGTGTTTGGGGAGAATTTGTTTCAGTAGATTATGATATTTGTATTGCAGACGGTGGCTGTATTGAAGCATGTCCAGTGGGTGTCTATGAATGGTTTGACACTCCGGGAAATCCTGCATCTGACAAGAAACCATTAATGTCAAAAGAACCTGATTGTATCTTTTGTCTTGCATGTGAAGGCGTATGTCCACCACAGGCAATCAAGATCTTTGAGCAAAAATAA
- a CDS encoding sulfurtransferase: MSYAHPEVLVDTEWVSQNPPNENRKLVEVDYDPVNGYQKGHINGATLIWWKRDINDPVTRDIIGKKQFEALMAKNGITADTEVILYGDFNNWFAAFVFWVFKIYGHENLKIMNGGRKKWELENKSYTTEEPQLSPSTYIAQPPDEGLRAYLFDVSRALDKEDTVMVDVRSPAEFTGQITAPPEYPMEHAQRGGHIPGANNIPWATAVNDADGTFKAVEELRQNYEPKGVTPDKDVICYCRIGERSSHSWFVLKYLLGYPKVRNYDGSWTEWGNMIGNPVEK, encoded by the coding sequence ATGAGTTACGCACATCCTGAAGTTTTAGTTGATACTGAGTGGGTGTCTCAAAATCCTCCAAATGAAAATAGAAAACTAGTCGAAGTTGATTATGATCCAGTCAATGGCTATCAAAAAGGTCACATAAATGGCGCTACACTGATTTGGTGGAAACGTGACATTAATGATCCAGTTACTAGAGATATCATTGGTAAAAAACAATTTGAAGCCTTGATGGCAAAAAATGGAATCACTGCTGATACAGAAGTAATTCTTTATGGTGACTTTAACAATTGGTTTGCAGCATTTGTGTTCTGGGTTTTCAAAATTTACGGTCATGAGAATCTCAAAATTATGAATGGTGGACGAAAGAAATGGGAATTAGAAAATAAATCTTATACTACTGAAGAGCCACAATTGTCACCATCGACTTACATAGCACAACCACCTGATGAAGGACTCAGAGCATATCTATTTGATGTGAGCAGAGCACTGGACAAAGAAGATACTGTAATGGTTGATGTCCGATCACCTGCAGAATTTACTGGTCAAATCACTGCTCCTCCAGAGTATCCGATGGAACACGCACAGAGAGGTGGACACATTCCTGGTGCAAATAATATTCCATGGGCTACTGCAGTTAATGATGCTGATGGCACGTTCAAAGCAGTTGAAGAATTAAGACAAAACTATGAACCAAAAGGTGTGACTCCTGACAAGGATGTAATTTGTTATTGCAGAATTGGAGAAAGATCTTCTCACAGCTGGTTTGTTCTAAAATATCTACTTGGATATCCCAAGGTTCGAAACTATGATGGTTCTTGGACTGAATGGGGCAACATGATCGGAAATCCTGTGGAAAAATAA
- a CDS encoding NAD(+)/NADH kinase: MKLQKVAVVSKVGSKDSEKAAREVAKKFLAKKSTVYTISPIEVEGAEKIEDLSELKKIKLDLVITLGGDGTTLRVFRNLQNETPILTINVGGNRGILAEITIEEIDNAINEILKDNFFLDKRIRVVASCGGVEFPPALNEIYISRVNLTKTAEIEIKFQNDTVKQKMDGVIIATPSGSTGHSFSLGGPILHESLNVLIITPVAPVYRLASIVVPDEKIEIICSHDCNIAMDAQVIKTVGYEEPIIIKKYNKPAVFIRLKKRGLRQMSKLGF; this comes from the coding sequence TTGAAGCTTCAAAAAGTTGCAGTTGTGAGTAAAGTAGGTTCAAAAGATTCTGAAAAAGCTGCAAGGGAGGTAGCAAAAAAATTTTTAGCAAAAAAATCTACTGTTTATACGATTTCTCCAATTGAGGTAGAAGGGGCAGAGAAAATAGAAGATTTATCAGAATTAAAAAAAATAAAGCTGGATCTAGTAATAACTTTAGGAGGAGACGGAACAACACTCAGAGTCTTCAGAAACCTCCAAAACGAGACTCCGATTTTAACCATCAATGTTGGAGGGAATAGAGGAATTTTAGCTGAAATTACGATTGAAGAAATTGATAATGCAATAAATGAGATTTTAAAAGACAATTTCTTTTTGGATAAAAGAATCAGAGTTGTTGCATCTTGCGGCGGAGTGGAATTTCCTCCAGCATTAAATGAGATATACATTAGCAGAGTGAACCTGACTAAAACGGCAGAGATTGAAATCAAATTTCAAAATGATACAGTAAAGCAAAAAATGGATGGAGTAATCATCGCGACTCCCAGCGGATCAACTGGTCATTCATTTTCATTGGGCGGTCCAATATTACATGAAAGTTTGAATGTGTTAATTATCACACCTGTTGCACCAGTATACAGATTAGCATCCATTGTAGTTCCAGATGAGAAAATTGAAATTATTTGCTCGCATGATTGCAATATTGCAATGGATGCTCAAGTAATCAAAACAGTAGGATATGAAGAGCCAATAATTATCAAAAAATACAATAAACCAGCAGTCTTCATAAGATTAAAAAAACGAGGACTGAGGCAAATGAGCAAACTTGGGTTTTAG
- a CDS encoding NOB1 family endonuclease translates to MGFRILDASAFYAGVPFGSADDCYTTSLVFEEIKHIKKNQDALGTLLETNRLKIREPDKESTVAAVKAARDTGDYQQLSKQDVSIIALCIEMNGEIISDDFAISNVARNLGLKISPIMTQGITDVGKWVHYCPGCRTNHTSGNECPMCGTPLKRKLLKG, encoded by the coding sequence TTGGGTTTTAGAATTTTAGATGCAAGTGCATTTTATGCAGGGGTCCCATTTGGATCAGCTGATGATTGTTATACAACATCTTTGGTTTTTGAAGAAATCAAGCACATAAAGAAGAATCAAGATGCACTTGGAACACTGCTTGAAACTAACAGACTAAAAATTAGAGAACCAGACAAAGAGTCAACTGTTGCTGCAGTAAAGGCTGCAAGAGATACAGGAGATTATCAACAACTATCAAAGCAAGATGTCTCAATTATTGCATTATGTATTGAGATGAATGGAGAAATAATTAGCGACGATTTTGCAATTTCAAATGTTGCAAGAAACCTAGGACTGAAAATATCACCAATTATGACTCAGGGAATCACAGATGTTGGCAAATGGGTTCATTATTGTCCAGGTTGTAGGACTAATCACACATCTGGGAATGAATGTCCAATGTGTGGAACGCCATTAAAAAGAAAATTACTCAAGGGGTAA
- a CDS encoding sulfurtransferase encodes MLVSVDWLKEHLTDPDVVILDSRPKTMFLYGHLPNAQSLSVEQVIRFDQFGSNLVLEQEKIAELLGNLGIDETKTVVLVGDSMDPSVARIAWTFLYLGHEKTCLLDANVSDLQKYGFEFTKKLFAPKPAKFIPKINNAIRIESDFLKEHLDDFKILDARSPQEFMGGHLPNSKLIPFTEGIGYDGSLYQEKKFLDELFLQNNVSKEEAIVCYCMHGHRASNLFLQLKIAGFENVRLYDGSFVEWNGKKLPLE; translated from the coding sequence ATGTTAGTGTCCGTTGACTGGTTAAAAGAACATCTAACTGATCCTGATGTTGTTATTTTAGATTCGCGTCCAAAAACAATGTTTCTTTATGGCCATCTTCCAAATGCACAATCACTTTCAGTAGAACAAGTAATCCGTTTTGATCAGTTCGGCTCTAATCTTGTATTAGAGCAAGAAAAAATTGCTGAATTACTTGGCAACTTGGGAATTGATGAAACAAAAACTGTTGTCCTAGTCGGTGACTCTATGGATCCATCTGTTGCGAGAATTGCATGGACATTTTTGTATCTTGGACATGAAAAAACTTGTCTACTTGACGCAAATGTATCTGATTTGCAAAAATATGGATTCGAATTCACAAAAAAACTATTTGCCCCAAAACCTGCAAAATTTATTCCAAAAATAAATAATGCAATTAGAATAGAATCTGATTTTCTAAAAGAACATCTCGATGATTTTAAAATTTTAGATGCACGCAGTCCTCAAGAATTCATGGGAGGCCATCTTCCAAACTCAAAATTGATTCCATTTACTGAGGGGATTGGTTATGATGGAAGCTTATACCAAGAGAAAAAATTTCTTGATGAATTGTTTTTGCAAAATAATGTGTCCAAGGAAGAAGCAATTGTCTGCTATTGCATGCATGGTCATAGAGCATCAAATCTATTTTTACAATTAAAGATTGCAGGGTTTGAAAATGTAAGGCTCTATGATGGCTCTTTTGTAGAGTGGAATGGCAAAAAGTTACCCCTTGAGTAA
- a CDS encoding ERCC4 domain-containing protein has protein sequence MKLENLRIIVDERERKSGIPELLKSVGLNLEMKTLPIGDYIVGPETIVERKSIRDLMASVFDGRLFDQCSRLKEHFENPIVLMEGNVDEIEEITENPLIFYGAISTVVLDFKIPVIPTPSAVHTAKLLVSMCSRKESYKGPYLKKIKKSSDIERQQLSVLCSLPGIGDKFAVRMLEKFGTPLKVLTATTADLAKVEGLGEARAKKIKNMLDSKSKHLKKSDQKTLHDII, from the coding sequence GTGAAATTAGAAAATCTTCGAATCATTGTAGATGAGCGAGAGCGCAAAAGTGGAATTCCTGAACTCTTAAAATCCGTAGGGCTGAATCTTGAGATGAAGACACTACCTATTGGAGATTACATTGTAGGACCCGAAACAATCGTTGAGAGAAAAAGCATTCGTGATCTTATGGCCTCTGTCTTTGATGGAAGGCTCTTTGATCAATGCTCAAGATTAAAGGAACACTTTGAGAATCCGATTGTTCTCATGGAGGGAAATGTAGACGAGATTGAGGAAATAACAGAAAATCCTTTGATATTTTATGGCGCAATCTCAACTGTAGTTTTGGATTTTAAAATTCCAGTAATTCCAACTCCTAGTGCAGTTCACACTGCAAAATTACTAGTCTCAATGTGTTCCAGAAAAGAATCCTACAAGGGACCTTATCTTAAAAAAATAAAAAAATCATCTGATATTGAACGACAGCAACTCTCCGTTCTTTGCAGCCTACCTGGAATTGGTGACAAGTTTGCAGTTAGAATGCTAGAAAAGTTTGGAACACCATTAAAAGTATTAACTGCAACAACTGCAGATTTGGCAAAAGTTGAGGGTTTGGGGGAAGCTAGAGCAAAGAAAATAAAAAACATGTTAGACTCTAAAAGCAAGCATCTCAAAAAATCTGATCAAAAAACTTTGCATGATATAATTTAA
- a CDS encoding prefoldin subunit beta, whose product MSSPQMPPWLQEQIMKLQQSQQSLQSVMTQKQHLEMEKAETAKALDELKKVADGDAVFKQAGTVLIKAKKQELIDELEERAEMAKTRVTVLDKQEIRLKESLKEQETKITEMMKGGSTSTPPAEDNPRK is encoded by the coding sequence ATGTCTTCACCGCAAATGCCTCCATGGCTTCAAGAACAAATAATGAAACTACAACAATCTCAACAAAGCCTCCAGTCAGTGATGACTCAAAAACAACATCTTGAAATGGAAAAAGCAGAAACTGCAAAGGCATTAGATGAACTAAAAAAAGTTGCGGATGGCGATGCCGTTTTCAAGCAAGCAGGAACCGTTTTGATTAAAGCAAAAAAACAAGAACTCATTGATGAATTAGAAGAGAGAGCAGAGATGGCAAAAACACGTGTCACTGTTCTTGACAAACAAGAGATACGTCTAAAAGAATCACTCAAAGAACAAGAAACAAAAATTACTGAGATGATGAAGGGCGGTTCTACTAGTACGCCCCCAGCAGAAGATAACCCTAGAAAATAA
- a CDS encoding KEOPS complex subunit Pcc1 has product MTLNFSAKITVDAKDKTKAIFDSVNVDNDFYPENPVKTKIKFDKKITITAESDQLTHLRANLNSTLRLIQASYDSIESVKI; this is encoded by the coding sequence ATGACATTAAACTTTAGTGCAAAAATTACAGTTGATGCAAAAGACAAGACAAAGGCAATTTTTGATTCTGTAAATGTTGACAACGACTTTTATCCTGAAAATCCTGTTAAAACCAAGATAAAGTTTGATAAAAAAATTACAATCACTGCAGAATCTGACCAATTAACTCATCTCCGGGCAAATCTTAATTCAACACTTAGACTCATTCAGGCAAGCTACGATTCAATTGAATCGGTAAAGATATAA
- a CDS encoding 50S ribosomal protein L37, whose translation MAKTKKSLKGLGARYGIKLRKQYTKIHLQLKEKRTCPECGSKTFGRDAVGIWSCKKCSYKVAGTAYDIKL comes from the coding sequence ATGGCAAAAACCAAGAAATCTCTGAAAGGATTGGGCGCTCGTTACGGAATTAAACTTAGAAAACAGTATACGAAAATTCATCTCCAATTAAAAGAAAAAAGAACATGTCCTGAGTGCGGTTCAAAAACGTTTGGTAGAGATGCTGTGGGAATTTGGTCTTGTAAAAAATGCAGCTATAAAGTAGCTGGAACTGCATATGACATTAAACTTTAG
- the rrp42 gene encoding exosome complex protein Rrp42 codes for MTSTSVLDDLKKSQILELLEQGKRVDGRALDEPREIFIETGAIPKANGSARVRLGETEVICGVKIQPDRPFPDMGDKGIFICTAELLPLSHPTVETGPPGPDVIELARVVDRGIRESHMIDVSQLVIEKNKSVIGVFADNVVVDYDGNLFDACSYAAAAALLSSKTPKWNWIDDAPTLVEGEETSVPIATIPVSVTMGKIGNYIIVDPNGDEWASMDARITITSDSDGNICALQKGGSDGFTQDEINRCGEISVRVGAKIREKLKQAQMAGQ; via the coding sequence ATGACATCCACTTCTGTTCTTGATGATCTAAAGAAATCACAAATTCTTGAATTGCTTGAACAAGGAAAAAGAGTAGATGGACGCGCACTAGACGAACCAAGAGAAATCTTCATTGAAACTGGTGCAATCCCAAAAGCAAATGGCTCTGCAAGAGTTCGCCTTGGTGAAACTGAAGTAATTTGTGGCGTTAAAATCCAGCCTGATAGACCTTTCCCTGATATGGGTGACAAAGGAATTTTCATTTGTACTGCTGAGCTTTTACCCTTGTCTCATCCAACTGTCGAAACTGGTCCGCCTGGACCTGATGTAATTGAACTGGCAAGAGTTGTTGATAGAGGAATTAGAGAGAGTCATATGATTGATGTTTCTCAATTAGTAATTGAGAAAAACAAATCAGTAATTGGTGTCTTTGCAGATAATGTTGTTGTTGATTATGATGGTAATCTCTTTGATGCATGTTCTTATGCTGCAGCTGCGGCACTACTTTCATCAAAAACCCCAAAATGGAATTGGATTGATGATGCTCCAACGCTAGTTGAAGGTGAAGAAACTTCAGTGCCAATTGCAACTATTCCCGTCTCAGTAACTATGGGTAAGATTGGAAACTATATCATAGTTGATCCAAATGGGGATGAGTGGGCTAGCATGGATGCGAGAATTACAATTACTTCTGATTCTGATGGAAATATCTGTGCTTTACAAAAAGGAGGCTCTGATGGTTTCACACAAGACGAAATTAATCGATGTGGAGAAATTTCAGTACGAGTAGGCGCAAAAATAAGAGAAAAATTAAAACAAGCCCAAATGGCAGGTCAGTAA
- the rrp41 gene encoding exosome complex exonuclease Rrp41 codes for MGGRDATMVLLDENGIRCDGRKVDEPRRIMIKAGGLKNADGSAYIEFGDNKILVGVFGPRDVHPKHMSNTDTGILRVRYHMEPFSVGERKNPAPSRREIEISKVIKEALEPAVMLDKFPRTAVDVFIEVLQADGGTRCAALTAASVALADAGIPMRDMVAAIAAGKVADTVILDVNNEEDQAGQADMPIGYMPNLEKITLLQLDGVLTPEEYKKCVQVGVEGCKLVYDLQKKALQDKYFGNGAG; via the coding sequence ATGGGCGGACGAGACGCAACAATGGTCCTATTGGACGAGAATGGTATTAGATGTGATGGCCGTAAAGTAGACGAACCAAGACGAATAATGATTAAAGCTGGCGGACTCAAAAACGCAGATGGTTCAGCATACATTGAATTTGGCGATAACAAAATCTTAGTTGGTGTTTTTGGTCCGAGAGACGTTCATCCAAAACACATGTCAAACACTGATACAGGAATTTTACGAGTTAGGTATCATATGGAGCCATTCTCAGTTGGAGAAAGAAAAAATCCCGCTCCCTCAAGAAGAGAGATTGAAATTTCCAAAGTAATCAAAGAAGCTTTAGAGCCTGCAGTGATGTTGGATAAATTTCCAAGAACTGCAGTTGATGTATTCATTGAAGTATTGCAAGCCGATGGTGGAACCAGATGTGCTGCACTTACAGCAGCTTCTGTCGCATTAGCAGATGCAGGTATTCCTATGAGAGATATGGTTGCAGCAATTGCAGCAGGTAAAGTTGCAGATACTGTAATCCTTGATGTAAACAATGAAGAAGACCAAGCAGGTCAGGCAGATATGCCAATTGGCTATATGCCAAATCTAGAAAAAATCACACTATTGCAATTAGATGGAGTTCTTACACCCGAAGAATACAAGAAATGTGTTCAAGTTGGTGTTGAAGGTTGTAAATTAGTTTATGATCTTCAAAAGAAAGCATTACAAGACAAATACTTTGGAAACGGAGCAGGTTAA
- the rrp4 gene encoding exosome complex RNA-binding protein Rrp4 — MDNKRKYVIPGDVVTTGPFRPEQNVELQGNKIISTTIGISEIYDDSVKVIPLTGKYIPKINDLVIGKVISHTSLSWELDINSCYVGFLPAQDVFGRDFSAHADELASKLKSGDLVAARIANFDRTRDPLVTISDRDLGKIDTGILLQISPSKVPRLIGKRGTMIQMIEMATDAAITIGQNGWVVVSCESPEGLLKAKKAIEMVNEKAHVANLTDQVKEMLDSKGES; from the coding sequence ATGGATAATAAAAGAAAATACGTTATTCCAGGTGATGTAGTGACCACAGGGCCTTTCAGACCTGAACAAAATGTAGAACTTCAAGGAAATAAGATAATTTCAACTACTATTGGAATTTCTGAAATTTATGACGACTCCGTTAAGGTAATTCCGCTTACTGGAAAATACATTCCAAAAATCAATGATCTCGTTATTGGTAAAGTGATATCTCATACATCACTGTCGTGGGAATTGGACATTAATTCGTGCTATGTTGGATTTTTACCAGCACAAGATGTCTTCGGACGAGACTTTTCTGCACATGCAGATGAACTTGCATCAAAGCTAAAGTCAGGTGATCTGGTTGCTGCACGAATTGCCAATTTTGATAGAACACGTGATCCACTAGTTACAATTTCTGATAGGGATTTAGGCAAAATTGACACCGGAATACTACTACAAATATCACCAAGTAAAGTCCCACGCCTAATTGGAAAGAGAGGTACTATGATCCAAATGATAGAGATGGCAACTGATGCTGCAATTACTATTGGTCAAAACGGCTGGGTAGTAGTTTCATGCGAGTCGCCCGAGGGATTATTAAAGGCTAAAAAGGCAATCGAAATGGTTAATGAAAAAGCACACGTTGCTAATTTGACTGATCAAGTGAAAGAAATGTTAGACTCAAAAGGTGAATCATAA
- a CDS encoding ribosome assembly factor SBDS — MADYTLVRYSYEGEKFEIMVKPDPALDYRLGKKKDISSILVSDEIYTDASKGTRPTAEKLLHAFKTEDPAEIAEIILKKGDLNLTTEQRRTMIEEKRKQIVTFIAKTYVDPKTHLPHPPLRIEQAMKDGRVSIDPHKTIDEQVKDIVEKLRSIIALKSENLKLEITIPAQFASQSYAVLKSVGSLNKEEWQNNGSLKAILEIPAAARPNVIDRLGSITKGSATVEVMK, encoded by the coding sequence ATGGCAGATTACACATTGGTCCGATATTCTTACGAGGGAGAAAAATTTGAAATTATGGTAAAGCCTGATCCTGCCTTAGATTACAGATTAGGTAAGAAAAAGGATATTTCGTCAATTTTAGTTTCTGATGAAATTTATACTGATGCTAGTAAGGGAACAAGGCCCACGGCTGAAAAACTACTTCATGCTTTCAAAACTGAAGACCCAGCAGAAATTGCAGAGATAATTCTCAAGAAAGGTGACCTTAATCTCACAACTGAACAAAGACGAACAATGATTGAAGAGAAAAGAAAACAGATTGTAACATTTATTGCAAAAACATACGTGGATCCCAAAACTCACTTGCCCCATCCTCCACTAAGAATTGAGCAAGCAATGAAAGATGGACGAGTATCAATAGATCCTCACAAAACTATAGATGAGCAAGTAAAAGACATTGTTGAAAAATTGCGTTCAATAATTGCTCTAAAATCTGAGAATCTCAAATTAGAAATAACAATACCTGCACAATTTGCATCTCAATCATATGCCGTTCTAAAATCTGTAGGTTCTCTAAACAAAGAAGAATGGCAAAATAATGGATCTTTAAAAGCAATACTTGAAATACCCGCTGCAGCAAGGCCAAATGTGATAGACAGATTAGGCTCTATAACCAAGGGTTCTGCTACAGTTGAGGTAATGAAATAA